TCGAGGGGGGCAGAGTTATCTGGTAATTGGGTTGGTGGGAGATATCAGGTATGAGGTGGAATAGCTGAGGTGTGTAAGCTGACATGGGCACCACTGtcattgaaaaaaagaagagaaaaaagcaGCCAAGGGTGTGTTCTAGTGGTTGAAGTGAGGTCTCAGGTTAAGTTCTTAACAGAtacaaaaacactaggtgatttcttcccattcATTGCTGGCTGGTAGGAGGTAGTGGAGGTGCGTGCAAGCTGGTCAGGACACCacatgtattaaaaataaaatattggaaTGATTTTCACCTGAATTGAGGCAGAGTAGATACAAAATTAATAAACTAATTTGTCATTGAAGTGTAAAAAATTGGTATTGGATTTAATGGGATCAAtcaaacatgtttaatttacTCTGTGATGCCAACATTTGTATTTTCTGGTGGGTAGAATTTAGTTGTTAATCTTGTCTCCCATACTTGTATCTAATGTGGTTCTGATAAAGCCTCTAGTTTTTTCATGGGAAATTTCGTTTTCCTTGGAGTTGTCCAAGAAGTCAAATTACTAAGTATTGGAATGAAATGGCGAGAATAGAGCAGAATAAATATAAAGGATTTATATAGCTGAGTACATCTAGTTTAGGATTAAGTGATGGAGctgacatgaaaaaaaattagagttgTGTGTTCAAAGAGAGAAAGTAGTATGCAATACTACTAGAGCCATCCATTAGTCACTTAAAATGTCTTTTCCGGTTGATATTTGATAAGATGATTGGCTACCCTACAATTTGATAATTACAGGAAGTAGTAAAGTTAAATCAAAGCAACTTCGTTAAACATACTGTGTAGCTATTATTTCTAGCAGCTGATACCGAGCAATTTCTTacaccctttttttttatagattaaTAATTAGGTagaaataatttcatatttttgctAAAGTTATTGTTTACAATAATAGTTGCTATGTATTTATTTGGTCGGTTTAATTAGATATATTTAAAGGCTATCTAACATGTTATTGGTTTatgaaaaagattattttttttttttttgtgaatattttgATGAATCTATGTAAATGGTGAAGttgatgataaaaaatatatctgaAATATGCACCAAGTTTTGCTGTGTATGAACAGAAACAAGTATGACAAggttcccccccccccccccccatttatTGTTCTTTGTTAGTGATATTCAAGTTATTCTGCACTACATAGTATATATAACTGTCTTTATGGATGAGGAGGCTTTTCACTAAGTTGCAGATATATGCTATGGCAATTATTTATATAGCTAGCTTTATTCCTTATTTGCTCTTAACTATAATATGATGCTGCAATTAATTGACCCTTAATTGTGATACTTGTATTTGTTTTCAGTATTGACATCACAAAAGCTTGTCCCTAACTGggttgaaatattttctcagGACCTGCAAGGTGTTACCGCCAGATTAAGAACAAGCCTTACCCAAAATCACGCTTTTGTTGTGGTGTCCCATATCCAAAGATCAGGATCTACGATGTGGGTATGAAGAGAAAAGGCGTTGATGAATTTCCTTTCTGTGTGCACTTGGTAAGTTGGGAGAAGGAGAATGTTTCAAGTGAGGCACTTGAAGCTGCTCGTATTGCTTGCAACAAGTACATTACCAAGTCTGCTGGAAAGGATGATTTCCACCTCAGGGTTAGGGTTCACCCATTCCATGTTTTGCGAATTAACAAGATATTGTCATGTGGTGGGGCTGATAGTCTCCAAACAGGTATGAGATGAGCTTTTGGTAAGCCGCAGGGAGTCTGTGCCCGTGTTGCTATTGGTCAGGTTTTGCTCTCAGTTCGCTGCAAAGATGGCAATGCTAACCATGCTCAAGAGGCTCTTCGACGTGCTAAGTTTAAGTCCCCTGGCCGACAAAAGATCATTGTCAGCAGAAAGTGGTATTACTTTTATCTTACTAGTCACCTTTAATTTTTATGTCTCTGTGTTGGTTTTGAGGACTAGATAATTTCCCAATACTAAATTATGTTTGGTTATGAAGGATTGGCTTGTCATTGTGTTATTCCTTTGTTATGAAAATTATGCAGTTTTGTAGGATTAACATCTATGGTTTTGATAGTCATGGGTTGGTTTAGGGAGATACATTCTCAACTCATATCACATAGTAGCTCATTCTAAATGGATCACACAGGCTCTCGATGTTTCAAAGTCTCAGTTATTTGTGTCCCTTGGACCATCGTTTGGTCTCTTTTTCTTACATAGTTATGGGGAGTAAATCTTTGGGGGATCTCCTTCTTTCCAAAAACGTGTTAAGTGCCTTGAAGCTTAGCTTGCTATACCTCTTTTAATGTTTAATATACTCGGCATTTTTATTTGCAGCCTTACTAGAATAGGATATGTTCTATAGGCATGTACCACTGCATCTTTGAGTGCTAANCCAAAATCACGGTTTTGTCGTGGTGTCCCAGATCCAAAGATCAGGATCTACGATGTGGGTATGAAGAGAAAGGGCGTTGATGAATTTCCTTTCTGTGTGCACTTGGTAAGTTGGGAGAAGGAGAATGTTTCAAGTGAGGCACTTAAAGCTGCTCGTATTGCTTGCAACAAGTACATGACCAAGTCTGCTGGAAAGGATGATTTCCACCTCAGGGTTAAGGTTCACCCCTTCCATGTTTTGCGAATTAACAAGATATTGTCATGTGCTGGGGCTGATAGTCTCCAAACAGGTATGAGATGAGCTTTTGGTAAGCCGCAGGGAGTCTGTGCCCGTGTTGCTATTGGTCAGGTTTTTCTCTCAGTTCGCTGCAAAGATGGCAATGCTAACCATGCTCAAGAGGCTCTTCGACGTGCTAAGTTTAAGTTCCCTGGCCGACAAAAGATCATTGTCAGCAGAAAGTGGTATTACTTTTATCTTACTAGTCACCTTTAATTTTTATGTCTCTGTGTTAGTTTTGAGGACTAGTTAATTTCCCAATACTAAATTATGTTTGGTTATGAAGGATTGGCTTGTCATTGTGCTATTCCTTTGTTATGAAAATTATGCAGTTTTGTAGGATTAACATCTATGGTTTTGATAGTCATGGGTTGGTTTAGGGAGATACATTCTCAACTCATATCACATAGTAGCTCATTCTAGATGGATCACACAGGCTCTCGATGTTTCAAAGTCTCAGTTATTTGTGTCCCTTGGACCATCGTTTGGTCTCTTTTTCTTACATAGTTATGGGGAGTAAATCTTTAGGGGATCTCCTTCTTTCCAAAAACGTGTTAAGTGCCTTGAAGCTTAGTTTGCTATACCTCTTTTAATGTTTAATATACTCGGCATTTTTATTTGCAGCCTTACTAGAATAGGATATGTTCTATAGGCATGTACCACTGCATCTTTGAGTGCTAACGTGCTTGCTTTTATTGTAGGGGGTTCACTAAGTTCAACCGTACCGATTATCTGAAATACAAATCTGAGAATCGTATTGTCCCAGACGGTGTCAACGCCAAGGTTTGTTTCATTTATAATCTATTTATATTACAAGCTGCATTGTGAT
This region of Solanum stenotomum isolate F172 unplaced genomic scaffold, ASM1918654v1 scaffold29645, whole genome shotgun sequence genomic DNA includes:
- the LOC125851765 gene encoding 60S ribosomal protein L10-like, with the protein product PARCYRQIKNKPYPKSRFCCGVPYPKIRIYDVGMKRKGVDEFPFCVHLVSWEKENVSSEALEAARIACNKYITKSAGKDDFHLRGVCARVAIGQVLLSVRCKDGNANHAQEALRRAKFKSPGRQKIIVSRKWYYFYLTSHL